The Tardiphaga alba genome includes a window with the following:
- a CDS encoding NTP transferase domain-containing protein — protein MKFGPASPADALGGVTVHTLRQGDLVLKKGTTIGADEIAALKRAGVKEVVVVRLEDGDVSEDAAAASIAQAVAGEGVTVERAFTGRANLFAAKPGVLVIDRAAVDRINSVDEAITFATLDAFKPVVENEMIATVKLIPFGVAATLRDAAVRAAGGAAMRIAPYKVKKVGIVSTLLPGLSPKVIDKTLRVTEERLAPAGAKIIAERRVPHDEKVLAKTINELLRLGAELVIVFGASAIADRRDVIPAAITEVGGTIQHFGMPVDPGNLLLIGAVGDVPVLGAPGCARSPVENGFDWVLMRLLAGLEVTRKDLVGMGVGGLLMEIVTRPQPRAPAETDGNRSVAALVLAAGRGTRMGGPNKLLAELNGKPLVRIVVEHALKSKASSVTVVTGHEAAEVEKALRGLNVTFVYNPDYPDGIASSVKAGIAAVPRDADGAVVCLGDMPLIDTKLIDRLIDAFAPDRGHLIAAPVSEGRRGNPVLWSRRFFPELMTLDGDIGARALVLKHAEVVADVPVEGRGAFLDIDTPEALEEARGG, from the coding sequence ATGAAGTTCGGTCCGGCCAGCCCGGCCGATGCACTCGGCGGCGTCACGGTGCACACGCTGCGGCAGGGCGATCTCGTGCTCAAGAAGGGCACGACGATCGGCGCCGATGAAATTGCCGCACTCAAGCGCGCTGGCGTCAAGGAAGTCGTCGTCGTGCGCCTAGAAGACGGCGATGTCTCCGAAGATGCAGCCGCAGCCAGCATCGCGCAGGCGGTGGCGGGCGAGGGCGTCACGGTGGAGCGCGCCTTCACCGGCCGTGCCAATCTGTTTGCTGCCAAGCCCGGCGTTTTGGTCATCGATCGCGCCGCCGTCGATCGCATCAACAGCGTCGATGAAGCGATCACCTTCGCGACGCTCGATGCGTTCAAGCCGGTGGTTGAGAACGAGATGATCGCCACCGTGAAGCTGATCCCGTTCGGCGTCGCGGCCACGCTGCGCGATGCCGCGGTGAGGGCGGCCGGTGGCGCTGCCATGCGGATTGCGCCTTACAAGGTGAAGAAGGTCGGCATCGTTTCCACGCTGCTGCCTGGCCTGTCGCCAAAGGTCATCGACAAGACCCTTCGCGTGACGGAAGAGCGCCTTGCGCCGGCCGGCGCCAAAATTATCGCCGAGCGGCGCGTGCCGCATGATGAAAAGGTGCTGGCGAAAACGATCAATGAATTGCTGCGGCTCGGCGCCGAGCTCGTGATCGTATTCGGCGCGTCCGCCATCGCCGATCGCCGCGACGTCATTCCAGCCGCCATCACCGAGGTCGGTGGCACTATCCAGCATTTCGGCATGCCGGTGGATCCCGGTAATCTGCTGCTGATCGGTGCGGTCGGCGATGTACCGGTGCTCGGCGCGCCCGGCTGCGCGCGTTCACCGGTGGAGAACGGTTTTGATTGGGTGCTGATGCGCCTGCTCGCCGGCCTTGAGGTGACGCGCAAGGATCTCGTCGGCATGGGCGTCGGCGGGTTGCTGATGGAGATCGTAACCCGCCCGCAGCCGCGCGCGCCGGCAGAGACCGATGGCAATCGCAGCGTTGCAGCACTTGTGCTCGCCGCCGGCCGCGGCACGCGCATGGGCGGACCGAACAAGCTGCTCGCGGAGCTCAACGGCAAGCCGCTGGTGCGCATCGTTGTCGAGCATGCGCTGAAGTCGAAAGCCAGCAGCGTCACGGTGGTCACCGGCCACGAGGCTGCCGAGGTCGAAAAGGCGCTGCGCGGCCTCAACGTCACCTTCGTCTACAATCCCGATTATCCCGATGGCATTGCCAGCTCTGTGAAAGCCGGCATCGCCGCCGTGCCGCGTGATGCCGATGGCGCCGTGGTCTGTCTCGGCGACATGCCGCTGATCGACACGAAGCTGATCGATCGCCTGATCGACGCCTTCGCGCCGGATCGCGGCCATCTCATCGCAGCGCCCGTCAGCGAAGGTCGTCGAGGCAATCCCGTGCTGTGGTCGCGCCGCTTCTTCCCGGAACTGATGACGCTGGACGGCGATATCGGTGCGCGCGCGTTGGTCCTGAAACATGCGGAAGTCGTCGCCGATGTCCCCGTCGAAGGCCGCGGCGCCTTTCTCGACATCGACACGCCAGAGGCGCTGGAAGAGGCGCGGGGCGGCTGA
- a CDS encoding XdhC family protein → MKTETLALLNAERAARRPVIVVTDISSGIQRLVKAVDFAADPLHAELEKQLRMGKSAMIEVDGTKQFLNVYAPTAKLVIIGAVHISQALAPLARSLDYDVTVVDPRTAFASPERFPDVNLIAEWPDEALPPLGIDRWTAFVAVTHDPKIDDPALLHAFEKGCFYIGALGSRKTHAKRLDRLKGQGASDADLAKIKAPIGLNIGAVSPSEIAVSIMAEITAELRLPKEAKAAAA, encoded by the coding sequence GTGAAAACCGAAACACTGGCGCTGCTCAATGCCGAGCGCGCCGCGCGCCGGCCGGTCATCGTGGTAACCGATATATCCAGCGGTATACAGCGCTTGGTGAAGGCGGTAGACTTCGCCGCCGACCCCTTGCATGCGGAGCTGGAAAAGCAGCTGCGCATGGGCAAGAGCGCCATGATCGAGGTGGACGGCACAAAGCAGTTTCTCAATGTCTATGCACCCACCGCAAAACTCGTGATTATCGGCGCCGTCCATATCAGCCAGGCGCTTGCGCCCTTGGCTCGCTCGCTCGATTACGACGTCACTGTCGTCGATCCGCGCACCGCCTTTGCCAGCCCCGAGCGATTCCCGGATGTGAATCTGATCGCGGAATGGCCGGACGAGGCGCTGCCGCCGCTCGGCATCGATCGCTGGACCGCTTTTGTGGCGGTGACCCATGATCCGAAGATCGACGATCCCGCATTGCTGCATGCCTTCGAGAAGGGCTGCTTCTATATCGGCGCACTCGGCTCGCGGAAGACGCACGCCAAGCGCCTCGATCGCCTGAAGGGGCAGGGCGCAAGCGACGCAGATCTCGCAAAGATCAAGGCGCCCATCGGCCTGAACATCGGTGCAGTCTCACCGTCGGAGATCGCGGTGTCGATCATGGCCGAAATCACTGCAGAGCTCCGCCTGCCGAAAGAAGCAAAGGCAGCTGCGGCATGA
- a CDS encoding XdhC family protein: MLNREEDILQAAEAWQKAGHGVALATVVETWGSAPRPAGSNLVINDDGTFLGSVSGGCVEGAVVTEALDVIESGKPKLLEFGVADETAWNVGLSCGGTIRVFVEKVG; encoded by the coding sequence ATGCTCAATCGCGAAGAAGACATCCTGCAGGCCGCCGAAGCCTGGCAAAAAGCGGGACATGGCGTCGCACTCGCCACGGTGGTGGAGACCTGGGGCTCGGCGCCGCGCCCCGCCGGCTCCAATCTGGTCATCAATGACGACGGCACGTTTCTCGGCTCGGTCTCCGGCGGCTGTGTCGAGGGCGCCGTCGTCACCGAAGCGCTCGACGTGATCGAAAGCGGCAAGCCGAAACTGCTGGAATTCGGCGTGGCTGATGAAACTGCGTGGAATGTCGGTCTGTCCTGTGGCGGCACCATCCGCGTCTTTGTCGAAAAGGTAGGCTGA
- a CDS encoding vWA domain-containing protein, whose amino-acid sequence MPIDHLNPPTGAMADNVIGFARALRKAGLPIGPGAAIDALAALQLIEIGKRADVYATLEAIFVKRHEHALIFHQAFDLFFRAEEDWKQMLDSVPLPDDARRKPPPASRRVQEAMAQPLKGEEREAPQEQEIKLSVSDREVLQKKDFAQMSAAEIAEVTRAIATMRLPQAELRTRRTRPDRQGVRLDLRRTLRASLRTGGDIVDIRRLGLIDKPAPIVALLDISGSMSEYTRLFLHFLHAITDARKRVSVFLFGTRLTNVTRALRARDPDEALASCTASVEDWAGGTRISASLHNFNKLWGRRVLGQGAIVLLISDGLEREADSQLAFEMDRLHRSCRKLIWLNPLLRFDGFEPKAQGIKMMLPHVDEFRPVHNLTSIDGLIKALSAPTSGHHGPLIRPAA is encoded by the coding sequence ATGCCCATCGATCACCTCAATCCCCCCACCGGTGCCATGGCCGATAATGTCATCGGCTTCGCCCGCGCTTTGCGTAAAGCCGGACTCCCGATCGGGCCGGGCGCTGCCATCGACGCGCTCGCGGCGCTGCAACTGATCGAGATCGGCAAGCGCGCCGATGTCTATGCCACGCTGGAAGCGATCTTCGTCAAGCGGCACGAACATGCGCTGATCTTCCATCAGGCGTTCGACCTGTTCTTCCGCGCCGAGGAAGACTGGAAGCAGATGCTCGATTCCGTGCCGCTGCCCGACGATGCCAGGCGCAAGCCGCCGCCGGCCTCGCGCCGCGTGCAGGAGGCGATGGCGCAGCCGTTGAAAGGCGAAGAGCGCGAGGCGCCGCAGGAGCAGGAGATCAAGCTCTCGGTCTCCGATCGCGAGGTCCTGCAGAAGAAAGACTTTGCGCAGATGAGTGCGGCGGAGATCGCCGAGGTCACCCGCGCCATCGCCACTATGCGGCTGCCGCAGGCGGAGCTGCGCACACGCCGCACCCGGCCGGACAGGCAGGGCGTCAGGCTCGATCTGCGCCGCACGCTGCGTGCCTCGCTGCGCACCGGCGGCGATATCGTCGATATTCGCCGCCTCGGCCTGATCGACAAGCCGGCGCCCATCGTGGCGCTGCTCGATATTTCCGGCTCGATGAGCGAATATACCCGCCTGTTCCTGCACTTCCTCCACGCCATCACCGATGCGCGAAAACGCGTCTCGGTGTTCCTGTTCGGCACGCGGCTCACCAATGTCACCCGCGCCTTGCGGGCGCGCGATCCCGACGAGGCGCTGGCGTCATGCACGGCGTCAGTGGAGGACTGGGCCGGCGGTACCCGCATCTCGGCCTCGCTGCACAATTTCAACAAGCTGTGGGGCCGCCGGGTGCTCGGGCAGGGCGCCATCGTGCTGTTGATCTCTGATGGCCTGGAGCGCGAGGCGGATTCGCAACTTGCCTTTGAAATGGATCGGCTGCATCGCTCCTGCCGCAAACTGATATGGCTAAATCCGCTGCTGCGTTTCGACGGCTTCGAGCCGAAGGCGCAGGGCATCAAAATGATGCTACCCCACGTTGACGAATTTCGCCCGGTACATAATTTGACATCTATCGATGGGCTGATCAAAGCCCTGTCCGCGCCGACATCCGGCCATCACGGCCCGTTGATCCGCCCGGCCGCTTAA
- a CDS encoding AAA family ATPase, with amino-acid sequence MTAPSALPTSVDGMLDLLTKRDYFAERSLATVAYLSLRMGRPLFLEGEAGVGKTEIAKVLSAALGRKLIRLQCYEGLDVSSAVYEWNSAAQMIAIRLAEAAGDSDRDQLASDIFADRYLIKRPLLQALEPDVNGAPVLLIDELDRADEAFEAYLLEILSDFQVTIPELGTVKAPSPPIVIITSNRTREIHDALKRRCLYHWVDYPAADRELTIVKSRVPGISAKLSQQVVSFVQKLRDQDFYKSPGVAETIDWATALTELDARSLTPQVVGDTLGALLKYQDDIQRMQGDVLAKTIKEATDG; translated from the coding sequence ATGACTGCACCATCGGCGCTTCCCACTTCCGTCGATGGCATGCTCGATCTGCTCACCAAGCGCGACTATTTCGCCGAGCGTTCTCTGGCCACGGTGGCCTATCTGTCGCTGCGAATGGGCCGGCCGCTGTTTCTCGAAGGCGAGGCGGGCGTTGGCAAGACCGAGATCGCAAAAGTGCTGTCGGCCGCCCTCGGCCGCAAGCTGATCCGCCTGCAATGCTATGAAGGCCTCGACGTCTCCTCCGCCGTCTATGAGTGGAACAGCGCCGCGCAGATGATCGCGATCCGGCTGGCGGAAGCCGCCGGTGACAGTGATCGCGATCAGCTCGCCAGCGACATCTTTGCCGATCGCTATCTGATCAAGCGTCCGCTGCTGCAGGCGCTAGAGCCCGATGTAAACGGCGCGCCGGTGCTGCTGATCGACGAACTCGACCGCGCCGATGAGGCCTTCGAGGCGTATCTCCTCGAAATCCTGTCCGACTTCCAGGTCACGATCCCCGAACTCGGTACCGTGAAAGCGCCGTCGCCGCCGATCGTCATCATCACCTCGAATCGCACCCGCGAGATCCACGACGCGCTGAAGCGGCGCTGCCTGTATCACTGGGTCGATTATCCCGCCGCCGATCGCGAACTCACCATCGTGAAATCGCGCGTGCCCGGCATCTCCGCAAAGCTGTCGCAGCAGGTCGTGTCCTTCGTACAGAAACTGCGCGACCAGGATTTCTACAAGTCGCCGGGCGTGGCCGAGACCATCGACTGGGCGACAGCCCTGACCGAACTCGACGCCCGCTCGCTGACGCCGCAGGTGGTGGGCGACACGCTCGGTGCGCTGCTGAAATACCAGGACGACATCCAGCGCATGCAGGGTGACGTGCTGGCGAAGACGATCAAGGAAGCAACGGATGGGTAG
- a CDS encoding FAD binding domain-containing protein, with the protein MYEFKYHRPSTVRQAANLLAKHEDAKLIAGGHTLVPVMKQRLAAPSDIIDLSHIEGVDGIEIKGRSLVIGALAKHADVASSPTVAEAIPALAELAGLIGDPAVRHKGTIGGSLANNDPTADYPAAVMALGATIVTNKRKLKPEEFFQGLFTTALESDEIITKVSFPLPKKAAYQKFRNQASRYALVGVFVARLPSGVRVTVTGAGQDGVFRVEAFEEALKKRFLPKALDGIDVSPDGLNSDLHGSAEYRAHLIGVLAKRAVDAANNRA; encoded by the coding sequence ATGTACGAATTCAAATATCATCGCCCGTCCACCGTGCGGCAGGCTGCCAATCTCCTCGCCAAGCATGAAGACGCAAAACTGATCGCCGGCGGCCACACGCTGGTGCCGGTGATGAAGCAGCGCCTCGCTGCGCCGTCCGATATCATCGACCTCTCCCATATCGAAGGCGTCGATGGCATCGAGATCAAGGGCCGCTCGCTGGTGATCGGCGCGCTGGCGAAACATGCCGATGTCGCGTCGTCGCCAACGGTGGCCGAAGCCATTCCCGCGCTGGCCGAACTCGCCGGCCTGATCGGCGATCCCGCCGTGCGCCACAAGGGCACCATCGGCGGCTCGCTCGCCAATAACGATCCGACCGCGGATTATCCGGCGGCTGTGATGGCGCTCGGCGCCACCATCGTCACCAACAAGCGCAAGCTGAAGCCGGAAGAGTTTTTCCAGGGCCTGTTCACGACCGCGCTGGAGTCGGACGAGATCATCACCAAGGTCTCGTTCCCGCTGCCGAAGAAGGCCGCCTATCAGAAATTCCGCAACCAGGCCTCGCGTTACGCGCTGGTCGGTGTATTCGTCGCGCGTCTGCCCTCGGGCGTGCGCGTCACGGTGACGGGCGCTGGTCAGGACGGCGTGTTCCGCGTCGAGGCGTTTGAGGAAGCACTGAAGAAGCGGTTCTTGCCGAAGGCGCTGGATGGCATCGATGTGTCGCCGGATGGCCTCAACAGTGACTTGCATGGCAGCGCCGAGTATCGTGCGCATCTGATCGGCGTGCTGGCCAAGCGCGCGGTCGATGCCGCCAACAACCGGGCCTGA
- a CDS encoding (2Fe-2S)-binding protein codes for MAKVSMIVNGNPVAKNIDPRTLLVQFLREELRLTGTHVGCDTSQCGACVVHLDGKAVKACTTLAVMADGHEVKTIEGLAADGAPLHPMQEAFREHHGLQCGFCTPGMIMTAIDIVHRKGHDLEDHVIREELEGNLCRCTGYQNIVASIAAGAKAMENSDLA; via the coding sequence ATGGCAAAAGTCTCGATGATCGTGAACGGGAATCCCGTCGCCAAGAATATCGATCCGCGCACCCTGCTGGTGCAATTCCTGCGCGAAGAGCTGCGGCTGACCGGCACCCATGTGGGTTGCGATACCTCGCAATGCGGCGCCTGTGTCGTGCATCTCGATGGCAAGGCGGTGAAGGCCTGTACCACGCTTGCGGTCATGGCTGACGGTCATGAGGTGAAGACCATCGAAGGCCTCGCCGCCGATGGCGCACCGCTGCATCCGATGCAGGAAGCGTTTCGCGAGCATCACGGTCTGCAATGCGGCTTCTGCACGCCGGGCATGATCATGACCGCCATCGATATCGTCCACCGCAAGGGGCACGATCTCGAGGACCATGTGATCCGCGAAGAACTCGAAGGCAATCTCTGCCGCTGCACCGGTTATCAGAACATCGTGGCGTCGATCGCCGCGGGTGCCAAGGCGATGGAAAACTCCGACCTCGCTTAA
- a CDS encoding CoxG family protein: MAMTMSGEVQLAASREVVWEKLNDPAVLKSCIPGCEELETTEEGGFRATAKIKVGPVSARFKGKVTLSDLDPPNGYKISGEGEGGVAGFAKGGATVALTEKDGGTLLTYNVEAQIGGKLAQLGQRLINGSAKKIADEFFNNFAKAVQG; the protein is encoded by the coding sequence ATGGCCATGACGATGAGCGGCGAAGTGCAGCTGGCCGCGAGCCGCGAAGTGGTCTGGGAGAAGCTCAATGATCCCGCCGTCCTGAAATCCTGCATCCCCGGCTGCGAAGAGCTGGAGACCACCGAAGAGGGCGGTTTCCGTGCCACGGCAAAAATCAAGGTCGGTCCCGTCTCGGCCCGCTTCAAGGGCAAGGTCACGCTGAGCGATCTCGATCCGCCGAACGGCTACAAGATTTCGGGCGAAGGCGAGGGCGGTGTCGCCGGCTTCGCCAAGGGCGGCGCTACCGTGGCGCTGACCGAGAAGGATGGTGGCACGCTGCTGACCTATAATGTGGAAGCGCAGATCGGCGGCAAGCTCGCCCAGCTCGGCCAGCGCCTGATCAATGGCTCGGCCAAGAAGATCGCCGACGAGTTTTTCAACAATTTCGCCAAGGCCGTGCAGGGCTGA
- a CDS encoding 3-carboxy-cis,cis-muconate cycloisomerase, whose amino-acid sequence MSTALSPLLAPLLSSAAMRAICDDATTLQHMLDFEAALARAEAAVCVIPAGAVTAIDAACRADQFDIGALAEAATRSGNLAIPLVKALTAHVAKADPDAARYVHWGATSQDVIDSATMLSLRAAIDALLADCDRAIAGFAKLAAQHRNTAVVARTWLQHALPMPFGLKLAEYASALHRSRQRLARLRAEGFALQFGGAAGTLAALGDKGLAVAEQLAKELDLPLPDAPWHTHRDRIADVASVLAILSGTCGKIARDVSLMMQTDVGEAFEPSGEGRGGSSTMPHKRNPVASASALGAATMAPNLAATIFAAQVQDHERSAGPWHAEWPTLPSLLLVTSGALAAIVDIAEGLEVDALRMRSNLDTAHGLIMAEAVTFALAEKLGKSDAHHLVEAASKKAAVEKKHLRDVLAADPRVTAQLNADAITKLFEPMDYQGASQALIDRLLTSLKL is encoded by the coding sequence ATGAGCACAGCCCTTTCCCCTCTCCTGGCACCGCTACTCTCGAGCGCCGCGATGCGCGCGATCTGTGACGATGCGACCACACTGCAGCACATGCTGGACTTCGAGGCCGCGCTGGCGCGGGCGGAGGCCGCCGTGTGCGTGATTCCCGCTGGCGCCGTGACAGCCATCGACGCCGCATGCCGCGCCGATCAATTCGACATAGGCGCATTGGCCGAGGCCGCGACGCGATCCGGCAATCTCGCGATTCCCTTGGTGAAGGCGCTGACGGCCCATGTGGCCAAGGCCGATCCGGACGCCGCGCGCTATGTGCATTGGGGCGCCACCAGCCAGGATGTGATCGACAGCGCGACCATGCTCAGCCTGCGCGCCGCCATCGACGCGCTGCTGGCCGATTGCGACCGCGCCATTGCCGGCTTCGCAAAGCTGGCCGCACAGCATCGCAACACCGCGGTGGTCGCCCGCACCTGGCTGCAGCACGCGCTGCCGATGCCGTTCGGGCTGAAGCTTGCCGAATACGCCTCAGCCTTGCACCGCTCGCGTCAGCGCCTCGCGCGGCTGCGCGCCGAAGGCTTCGCACTGCAATTCGGCGGCGCCGCCGGGACACTTGCGGCGCTCGGCGACAAGGGCCTCGCCGTTGCCGAGCAATTGGCAAAGGAACTGGACCTGCCGCTGCCGGACGCGCCGTGGCACACCCATCGCGATCGCATCGCTGATGTCGCCTCCGTGCTCGCCATCCTGTCCGGCACCTGCGGCAAGATCGCCCGCGATGTGTCGCTGATGATGCAGACCGATGTGGGCGAAGCCTTCGAGCCCTCCGGCGAAGGCCGCGGCGGTTCATCCACGATGCCGCACAAGCGCAATCCGGTCGCGTCCGCCTCCGCGCTCGGCGCTGCCACCATGGCGCCCAATCTCGCCGCCACCATCTTCGCCGCGCAGGTGCAGGACCACGAGCGCAGCGCGGGACCGTGGCATGCGGAATGGCCGACGCTGCCATCGCTGCTGCTGGTGACCTCCGGCGCCCTCGCCGCCATCGTCGATATCGCCGAAGGGCTCGAGGTCGATGCTTTGAGGATGCGCAGCAATCTCGATACCGCGCACGGATTGATCATGGCCGAGGCCGTGACCTTTGCGCTGGCCGAAAAGCTCGGCAAGAGCGATGCCCATCATCTGGTGGAAGCGGCCAGCAAGAAGGCCGCCGTGGAGAAAAAGCATCTGCGCGATGTGCTGGCTGCAGATCCCCGGGTGACGGCGCAGCTCAATGCGGATGCCATCACAAAACTGTTCGAGCCGATGGATTACCAGGGCGCCTCGCAGGCTCTCATCGATCGTCTGCTGACATCACTCAAGCTTTAA
- the pcaD gene encoding 3-oxoadipate enol-lactonase, which translates to MPMIDADGCLLNVSVEGRDSGPTLMLSNSLGCTMAMWEPQMPALSKLFRVIRYDRRGHGKSGMNGAVSMERYGKDVLAILDDLNIDRVHWCGLSMGGMVGQWLGANAPDRFNKMILANTSCYYPDPTNWHNRIKAVREGGIASVADAVIGGWLTADFREREPEATAKMKAMLLATPVEGYLAACEALSTLDQRALLPKIKSPVLVIAGKQDNATPVAAGEFIRANIPGASMTLLDAAHISNVEQSHAFTEAVVGFLTQR; encoded by the coding sequence ATGCCCATGATCGATGCCGACGGCTGCCTGTTGAATGTGTCCGTCGAAGGCCGCGACAGCGGGCCGACCTTGATGCTGTCGAACTCGCTCGGCTGCACCATGGCCATGTGGGAGCCGCAGATGCCGGCGCTCTCAAAACTCTTCCGCGTGATCCGCTATGATCGCCGCGGCCATGGCAAATCCGGCATGAATGGCGCGGTGTCGATGGAACGCTACGGCAAGGATGTGCTGGCGATCCTCGACGATCTCAATATCGATCGCGTGCACTGGTGCGGCCTCTCGATGGGCGGCATGGTCGGGCAATGGCTCGGTGCCAATGCGCCGGATCGTTTCAACAAGATGATCCTCGCCAATACCAGCTGCTACTATCCGGACCCGACCAACTGGCACAACCGCATCAAGGCCGTGCGTGAAGGCGGCATCGCCTCGGTCGCCGACGCCGTGATCGGTGGCTGGCTGACCGCAGACTTCCGCGAACGCGAGCCGGAAGCCACGGCCAAGATGAAGGCCATGCTGCTGGCGACGCCGGTGGAAGGCTATCTCGCCGCCTGCGAAGCGCTCTCGACCCTCGACCAGCGCGCGCTGCTGCCGAAGATCAAGAGCCCGGTGCTGGTGATTGCCGGCAAGCAGGACAATGCAACGCCGGTGGCCGCAGGCGAATTCATCCGCGCCAACATCCCCGGCGCCAGCATGACCCTGCTGGATGCCGCGCATATTTCCAATGTCGAGCAGAGCCACGCCTTTACGGAAGCCGTGGTCGGCTTTTTAACTCAACGATAA
- a CDS encoding carboxymuconolactone decarboxylase family protein: protein MDEQKRAEKGTAKRRKILGDAWVDKSAAGKNSFNADFLDLISRYAWGEIWTRPAFDDRTRRVLVIGTMVALGQWDEFRLHVRAALAEGGFTPDDIKEILLQQAIYCGVPAANHATKEAGAIIKELGLAV, encoded by the coding sequence ATGGACGAACAAAAACGCGCCGAAAAAGGCACCGCAAAACGCCGCAAGATTCTCGGCGATGCGTGGGTCGATAAATCCGCGGCCGGCAAGAACAGCTTCAATGCCGATTTCCTCGACCTGATCTCGCGCTATGCCTGGGGCGAGATCTGGACGCGGCCTGCCTTCGACGATCGCACGCGGCGCGTGCTGGTGATCGGCACCATGGTGGCGCTCGGCCAGTGGGACGAATTCCGCCTGCATGTGCGCGCAGCTTTGGCCGAAGGCGGCTTCACGCCCGACGACATCAAGGAAATCCTGCTGCAGCAGGCGATCTATTGCGGGGTGCCGGCGGCGAACCACGCCACCAAGGAAGCTGGCGCGATCATCAAGGAATTGGGGCTCGCTGTCTAA